GATTCCAGTAAGCTTTGCAATCTGTTCCGCCTTTTTTATTTCGGCATCCCAGATGCCGCAGACTGACCAGCCTGTCTTTGCAAGGTGAAAGGCAAGGTGGCTTCCAGCTCTGCCGCAGCCGAGGATTCCTGTATTATTTGTCATTTACAACCTACCGTATTCAGGGCGGATGATAAGGGGCACAGATCATGATGACATAATTTTTTTTAAAGTGGAATTCTTTTACTGAAAAAGAAACAGTAATGGTTTCCTGAACCTCCCCATGGCTAAAGCCAGGGGTTTTACGGCGACTTTTGGTAAATGCTTAAAATCTGGCAGCAGGGCATACAGTATAAGCAGTCAGGTCAATGTCAAAATTAAATATTTTAGTATTCTTAAGATTTTAAAGACAGTTCAGCGTTCCGCAGATCCTGAATTCCCTGAAGCAGAATGTCAAAGAGGGGTTTTACTTCATTTTCTTCGATACAGCTGAAGGCTACTCTTATATCGTATTTCCCTAAGGCAATGAGGCCAACTCCATATTTCTCCAGCAGATGAACCCTCAGTTTCTCAGCTTCCACATCATTTAAGCGAACGCACATGAAATAGCCTGCATTGAAAGGATAGGGAGTGAAGGCATCGGCATATGCCGGGTCCTTCAGAACTTCTTTAACCCTTGTGGCTCTGGCTTGGAGTATATCATGTTTCAGGCCATGCTCTGCACTGTAGCGTTCATCCTGCATGGATCTGAGAACAATGCGCTGGCCCAGATGTGATGCATTGGAGATGTTACCGCGGATGCAGCCTGCGGTTTTACGCTCCAGGGCCTCATAAAAGGGAGCCGTTTCTCCGGAGACTTTTGTGCCATAGGTCATGAAGCCTACCCTTAAGCCCCAGACATAGTTTTCCTTGGTGGCTCCATCCAGCTTGATTGCCAGAATATTTTCGTTAAGATCCGCAAAATGGGCAAAAAGGGATTCCTTTAAGGTCTCTTCTTCGTAAAAGAGTCCGAAATAAGCGTCGTCTGTGACCACGAGAATTTTCTTGCCGGATTCTGCTATTTTTTTTATGCCCCCAATCAGAGTGTCAGCCTCTGTTCTGGAAATGGCGTAGCCGGTGGGGTTTTGTGGGAAATTTAAAAGTACAATGGCTTTCCCTGTTTTTTCTGCCTCATCCCGGACCAGCTCCATCATTCCTTCTACATTGAAGCCACCTTCTGGAGTGAAGATGGGATAGTGGCGCAGCCGGATACCCAGACGTACATTCATGATGAGGTTGTAGTTGCCCCACATCATGTCAGGCAGGATCACCGTGTCTCCTGCATTGCACCAGGTTTCCGCAAAAACACTTATGGCATGGGTAATACCGCAGGTTACCACGGGCAGGGAGACGGTTTTTCCCTTTAGCGAAGGATTCTTTTCGAACAGGGAAGTCTGCCAGGCTTTTCTCAGCTCTAGAATTCCAAA
This portion of the Desulfobotulus mexicanus genome encodes:
- a CDS encoding aminotransferase class I/II-fold pyridoxal phosphate-dependent enzyme; protein product: MNPLAEQLNAALANGNPKALELLSSVGQNLFFPKGILSQSAEAKEKAHAINATIGIAREDGGIMCFPSVMDGLNYSPEDSLTYAPSFGILELRKAWQTSLFEKNPSLKGKTVSLPVVTCGITHAISVFAETWCNAGDTVILPDMMWGNYNLIMNVRLGIRLRHYPIFTPEGGFNVEGMMELVRDEAEKTGKAIVLLNFPQNPTGYAISRTEADTLIGGIKKIAESGKKILVVTDDAYFGLFYEEETLKESLFAHFADLNENILAIKLDGATKENYVWGLRVGFMTYGTKVSGETAPFYEALERKTAGCIRGNISNASHLGQRIVLRSMQDERYSAEHGLKHDILQARATRVKEVLKDPAYADAFTPYPFNAGYFMCVRLNDVEAEKLRVHLLEKYGVGLIALGKYDIRVAFSCIEENEVKPLFDILLQGIQDLRNAELSLKS